CAGTCACCCTGCTTGTCGGTAGGTGGCGCCAACAGTTAGGCCTAACATGAACAGCTAAGCAACCTTTATGACACTGAAAGATGCAAATAATAAAGTGCTCTGTTCAGGAATTCTTCCGGCCGTCCAATTTCAATCAATTAACTTTCTTCTTCAATCCATTTGCAGGATGATCCAGTAGCAggaatgattgattgattggctAAATTGATAGATTTTGAAGAACTGCATCGCACCGATACAAGAGCCAATCCAAGCCAACTGAATATCTACGCAACCCAATCTGTTACGCCACAACTCACATTTACTGTCTGTCACTGTCTGTATATTTAATATATCGAGCGTAATCGAGGTCGTCGTAACAAAACcgcaactttttttcttttccccttGCGACTTCCTTATTGCGCCAAACTTGCACTTCGAGTgtcttcggcttccccaggtcTCAAGGGAACAGGCCTTTTTCACTGAACAGAGCACCAAAAACGTACTGCACTGGGCAGCAACATACAGACAGAGCTTGACAGTGGTTAGTAGAGAGGGCGCCGAAGTCAAACGAAGAGAGTCAAACTAAACATTAAATAAGAGAAGTCCGAGGGGGTGTGGCAGCGATGGGCCTCGGATGCTGGGTTGGGCCCACCGAAGCAATGTAGCCCCTCGGTCGTTTACGTCATGAACCACGCTGCgacgggagagagagagaaagggggaaagggggAAGAGAAGCATAGGACAGAAGCTCCATTGAGACACGTTGGAAGGCAGCAACACTAACCTATTCTCGACGGTCTTGAGCAATGACGAGGACACGTCATCATTGTTTTAAGTATTGTTTCGGTCAACATGTTTAGAGCCTCTACTAGCTCTCTGCGAGTGCGCAAAGTTTCGCGGAAATTGGTCGTATATCGCGGAATCCTGCAGTTTCTCTTGAAATCGTGTCCGTTTTTCTTTTGGAATATTCGATATACTACGGAATTACGTAAGGGTTTCGATCAATCTGCCTCATTTTTGCGGAGTAAACACAATCAGTTGCGACCGCAGCGCCTGACGCGACTGATTCTGCTGACACTTACACGGGTGAACATGCCGCAACGAAAGAAAACTTAATGACAGGAATACCCGGAGAGAAATTATagtctagttaggttaggttaggttaggttaggttaggttgggttgggttatgttatgttatgttggGTTGGAATAGGACAGGACAGGACAGGACAGGACAGGTTAAgtataggataggataggataggataggataggatagggcAGGATAGGACAGGACAGGATAGGAGCTACGAAAGGCTGGAAAGACGTGCGAGGAGAGTCCGAAAGCGATCTGGGGGAATGCTACAAAATGCTACAGAATCTAGCGGATTTGTAAATCCCACTTCGAGAAAATGTTAGCTTTCCACcgcagaaagctaggggcttCAAACATGTTGGTGATAAACGGGAAACATTTTCACACAACCGTGATGGCAAAAGTGAGCAGAGAAGAGCTGATGAAACGCTTTTGCGTCGTTAAGAGGTTGCCAAATATTGAAATGCCAGATTCCTCAAAGGTGCGTCCAGTAAGACTGGACGTTTTCGTGCAAGACTGACAGAGAGTGCTCCGTTTCGGATTCCTAACTCCCACTGTTGCATCAAAGGGCTTAGTCACCACGGTGTGTGCTCCTGTGAGGGCCACACCACTGAAAGTTTCGTTTCAGGCAAATGCGATAAAATGCACAAATTTGTGAACAGTGCCCATGTCATGTGCTCAAGAACAATCAAGATCCACAGAAGACCTATGCCTCAGAAAGCACACACAGAAAGAGAAggagaagagagagaaagagatggAGCAGAACACATTAAACAACATCAAAAAGCACATGCTTCAACATGCTCGAGGTGGTCAGAAAGCATATACAATTGGTGTAATGAAATGCATGCTTACCGTGTCCGGAAGCATCATGCAGAGGTTACTCAAGCTGGTTGCAATAAAGCCTCATTATAAGAGacagtgttgttgttgtcacgtTCAGATATTGGCAGACATTTAGACGAGGCTTAGAGGCATTAAAGGTTGCAAAGGAATGTCCTTAAATCACAACTAAGCCATTAATCATTAAGAGATGCGAACGCCAATTTTAGAAGTCTCTGGTCACGTTAAACAGAACTGAAATCAGAGTTTTAAATCTACCTGCCATATCTCAAAATTTTGCATCCTTAATTTAAGTTTCTGATTATTAACGTATTATAATTTGTCTCTTATACCGAGGTGCAGCATATTAGCAGGCTATGGTGCATAAGGGTGTGGCCAAATATTAAAATGTTCATGCAAGAATACGCTTTCATAAAGCAAATGGCGTCATCGATCCATCTTCAGAGCAATCAAGTAGCTTCACAGCCATTCACGCGTACAGGAACGTGTCTGTGTCAATAGCGTGCACATGAACATTTATTTCGTTCCATTACCAtactttgatgatgatgattgaaaaaaaaaaaaaaagggattgtagccctcatcacgagggccggcacGCACATACACGAAAATCGGCGGAATTTGAAAAATGACCAGTGTGTATAACGCACATCCATGCATAACGCGCACCGTGGAGATGAAAATACGTCTCCGTTATTGTCCACGGTAATTGGAGCATGTGCATCGACTGAGTACTTTTTACGACAGCTATCACCGACACGGTGCAACATCTTGGTGGGTTAAACCCGACCGGTCGTGACTGATGCAGCTGACACTTACACGGCCGAGCGTCTTGTGACGGAAGAAAATTTAACGACAGGAATGCCCAGAGAGAAAGTGTCAGAGTTGAGTTAAATTTATTCTTTGTCCACTGAAAAGTTACGAAAGGCTGGAAAAGCGTGGACGAGTCGGTAAGTCATCTAACTGCAACGCATTTTTGTCTGTGCTCTCTTACTTGCGGAATCCCGCAGGTTTGCAAGTCCCACTgcagaaagctaggggctttaCTCATCATCCAGTTTTCCTGAGCATGACACTCAGTTGAATGAGTACCTGAAGTAGTAAGCAACTGGACCAAGGCACGAGGCTAGTACTTCCTTGACATCTAACTTGGGAGCAGTAAGGAGGAGTAAGGACAGTCTTACGGGAAAAGGTTTTATGTATAGCTCGCACCAGCAGATAATGCCCACTGCGTCCTGTCGACTCCTTATAGTACAATGCATAACATGTGCGTTATACACTGGAAAATATGGTAAACTATGCAGCACTTAATCGTAACTTAATCGTACATAGCAATTGTAGGTTTAGAAATCATTACAAATGTAATTTAATGATAAAAATTGGTAATACCAAAACCAATGTTACAATGTGTTTCTGCACCGTAAATGACTGTGAATCCACTTCAAGATGCTAGACACACTTTACCATAGCACCGCATTAACACGAATGTGTGCAGAGGCATTTTCTCTGCAACTTGTGGCCTACAGTCACACTTCTACTGGATTTTGACTTATAAAAGacaagtaaaaaaaataaacagttgCGCGTTTCCATGTGGACTGAActtaacattccatactgaatGAACTGAATGACCGTTCAGTGAAAACTGGTTATAATGCTCCCAGCAGAGTACCAGCAGAGTATTCAAGGAGTACCCACTAACAACCCTGTGCGTGACACCCTACACCAATTAATTTAGTCTTTCTCCCATGCATCTTTGTTCGCTCGCACATTTTCACAAAATATCCTCCTGAAGATAGCCCATTCAGATAAATTATTCCTCCCAGACTGTCTCAGctcttttatttaaaaaaactgGTTAATAAAACTAAATTTAACGTGTGACAAAACAAAATACTACTAAAATACATACTACAGAGCAGGCACTCTCTACAAGTGTGTCTATGGTAGTCTTATTCATACCTACAAAAGCACATTAACAATCTCAATACGCAACCTATAACATTAACCAGTTTTCACTGTAGAAACTATGCGACCCTTAAACTTACACAAGAAGTGATCATAAATAAAAACTTGAGAAATGGCAAACTATAATCTGAAAGAGCAATTTTGTTTGAACCAAAAGGCATAAAAACCAAACAAAACTTACCaacaataatgataataatgacCACAATAACACCGATTAAGATTGCCCACATCTGAAAACCAAAAACTCAATCAGGCAAACTGAAAACTACGCTCTCGCACCCTCAAATGTGTTCCATCTAGACCAGACAGTTTGGGAATTTTTGAGGGAATAAAGGGGGAGAAGAGATGCAAAAGGAGGAGGCATGCACAAAGAAGGGCAATTACTTACCGATTATAATCACTACAATAACTACCCCAATGCCTACCATAATGGCAATCATCTAAGAGCCAGCATTAGAGGGAAAGACAACACACCAATAGTTAGGTTAACGTGTCAATACTTCGGACCTTCATTTTATGCTGCTGTCCCACGGGCATTTCAGTGGCATCTAATACGTCCAAAATTAGAAACTGAATACCCTCCATCCATTTGTGATCCATTTCAAGATTATCCCATCAAAAAGTTGGAAGGCATACAGAAACATGCAGCCAGATCCATTTGTTTCGATTATTAATCTGATACCCGTGCATCTAGGCTCTAAAATGAAAGATGATTGAACTGAATGGTGATTGGTCGCTGCTACACTTTGATTTTCGATCACGATCGAGTCTGACGCTCCTCGGTTCGATGGAGGATCACGTGCTTTTGTTTAGGGCTTAGTTGTTCACTCAGCATGATGCAGTGAGTGTCACTCATTCCAGTACCCTTAACTCTCATCTCCATTCATTTCAATCGTTCATTTCAATCGTCACTGAAGTGCACGTGTGACAATCGTTATAACACATTCACCAATGTAACAATTGTTTTGTAGCAACAATACGGGGCTAGTCTGAAGGAAGACTGCCGATTGCACATTTATTTCTCGAGATGCTTAGGGTTGCCACCCAAAGCATCGCAGTGAAGCCAATTACACAACATTATGCGTAGAGCTAtacgaatagcaaaatttcaaaGTCAAATCCAATACAAATAGATCACAGACACTGAGAATCAAATCTAAATTGTTCGTTCAAATTGAATTCAAATATTCCCCAAGGGCCCAATTAGAATATTTCGAATGTCACACTTCGGAACATTTTTGTTAACTTTGTGCCCATTAGGGGAACTGCTGCTATTAATGGGGAAGCCCACAGCTTTTCAGTCGGAATAAACTATAGGAAAAGAAGCCCATTACTTCAGATGTTGGCACACACATTACATCGCTCGGATGTGCATTCTCTAGTTTGTTTCCATTTGTACTTTGCTCTTTCTACAAACTGCAAATATTTCCCTGTGTGCTACTGTACGTGATTCTGGAAGTTGTGAATACATTACAGAGTAAGTTAGTCTGTATACAGACTAACCCAACTAAACTGATCTAACCCGATAGAAGTGTTGTTGCCGTACGCGTTGAAGTACGCTATGCTCCTGGTTTCAGTTTGAAATCTACTTTGAATTTTTGTGGCTGCCTCGTGTCCACAATGCTGACGTAAAAGTGCACCAAGGAAGGCACAACACCTTATTTCAGCAATATTCAAAAATTGCAAATACTCAAAATCACCTACGAATACTGTTGAATAGCATTACCTAACTCATCCATTATGCACTCAATTCAACCCACCTTGCAGTTTTTCCACCAGAACTTCCTCTTCAGTTTTCCAGCCTGTTGCTCAAACTGTGAAGCACCTTGTTGCAGAGCATCTGCAAAAAGATTTGGTGAATACAGTATATTAATGCCACGGACATGTCACTGCAACATTCTGACAGGGTAGGTATGTATTTCCGTAAACACAATTAAATGACTGGTTGAGGAAGCTCTTCACAATGCCTACAGGGATTGAGTGTCTCAAGGGAATGAGCCTGCAGCTGATTTTTACTGCACTTAACGGTAATTTTATTTGTGGTGATGTTCATTATGTGCTTTCTTCAAACAGTCCTGTAGCATTGTGTGTACGTGTATGTACGGCACAGCTAGCTACTAagggaataaataaataaaataaagaaggGATTACATTTGTTGTACTGGACAGAGAAAAAGCTATTTAAACCGTATGAGGCAGCAATAAGACACACTGATTGGTTGTGGTCTATTCACGGTGTTTTTGTATGTCACTACAGCGCATGACACTCTTTTTAGGACACAGCATCTCCATAGACATTGTGAAGAGGATGGAACTGGACTCCAAAACGTGTTCCTGTTTGCACTGAGGCGAGGCACACACCTTGGTTCAGAGAAACAATGCTCTGAAGTATGAACAACAATGTTCATCACAGCATTACAGACATTCCCAATGTTTTTAATATCCTTTTCCGTATTGTATTTTAAATGTTAATATAAGAAACACCCCACTGATACTTCTGAGTTTTGTCTCTGTAACAAGGTGCTGGGGGAGCTCTTTtcagaaaaaggaaaaacatgCAGAACAGCAGCAACTCGGCAACCAGAATGACTCGAAAAAAGCTTAGTGGGTGGGGAGGTGAGTAGGTGCACACATTTAGTGGGTCAAAGGATCGGCAGGCACACCACTGCACTTGTTAAACACCGCAGAAAACATTGAACACAGTGCACAGGAAAAGGCAAACTTGCGAATGGTTAGGGACACAGTCAAGACTGGCACAAacttttgtttgttcttttttgctttaaATTCACCACTAAAAAGCATAGAGGGAGTTTGTCATCTGAAGAAGCAATTAGACCAAATTTAATTAGTTGCAACACTAAGCTTGCGAAAGTGCACCTGGTAATGCCTTGTTTAGAAACACATGTAAGTGGGCGATTCCATCTCAACCCAGGCAAGGACATCAGGACAAGCAACAGCTTAAAGCATGAGAAAAGCACAGCGTTGTGACTCAGAGGCATCAGGCGCCCAGTCAGTCATAGCCATCTTTAGATTAGATTGATTAGAAAGTTGCTTTATCATGTAACAATTTTCCTCCCAGCTTCCAACACTTGCATGAACAAGAAAACAAGAGCACGCCCACCGAGAGGTGATTTCgcattgcagacgacagaaaaaagTAAGGTTTATCTTGGGCACCTCGTACAGACAGCATGCATGAATCTAAGGAGGCCGACTTcagaattaattaattaattagttaatttGCCAGTGTTACGGGATACAAAATTTCATCGGAACATGCAGAAAAGGTAACACGTCCTTTACCTGCACGATCATCCAGCTCGGACAACTTCTGATCTCGTTCCAGCACCTTTTCCACGTTTGTGCGCATGATATCCACGACCTTTTCCCGAGCGGAGGAGGGGCAAGGGGGAAGAGGGTTGAGAGAGACAGTGAAAGAGGCACGTCAGAAATCGTCACAAACACAACCACGGGACATcggaagaaaaacagagagaccTGGACCTTGCGGGTGAACAACCGACGTGGACGAGGGGTTCACAAAATGAGAGGACGTTGTGGTCACATGACGCAGCCATGTTCTGGTTGGCAGATCGATGCTGCTGCTACATGTACGTTATGTATGTGCGACAGAGAAGCTCCTTTCGCCATCTGCTAAGCTGGAAATTTCATTTCGTTCACAAGATGCGGCGTACGTAGGGTTGCCACTTTTCATAGTGAATAAATACCGGccgagggaaaggaggaaaggctcgcgggaaagggcgGAAGAGGAGCTCAAGACAATACAAGGAaacgtgttcctgtgtgtaataataataataataatgaaacaACTAATGACtgcgcggagttgggtctgtgctccagatttattcaagctgtagtggaatgttgaagggaaaagcccctatgaaaggtcttgagccacaaataccggcaaaaggttgcaccggtatcaccttcctaccggcaaccggcagagcgagcaaaaaaccggccgtgccggtataataccggcctggtggcaaccctaagcgTACGTAAGTCAACCTTGTAAcataaaaaaaagggaaaaaaaagaaaaggttgcGCAGCTCGAGGAGCTTTTCTGTCACAAACcagagttgttttttttttgtttttttccagTCTGCCACCTCACCTGCTCGGTCGTCCAGGTCCGACAGTTTCTGGTCTCGTTCCAAAACTTTCTCAACATTGACGCGCATAAGTTCCTTCACCTAAGCCAACGAAACAAGGAGTTAAGCTAGACACTATGCTTTGGTAGATGCTATCTTATCAGGGTGCTATCTTATCTGAAACATTTGAGAGCTAACATAGAGCAGGATAGCCATTATTAAGAGTCCCTAGCTTTTTCCCCAATTCCGCGAACTCCCACAGAATCTGCCGTTTTCCCCCTGAATCATCTCCGTTTTCTCGGCTCTGCCGACGCCGGGGACTCTAACGATGGCTGTAGATAAAACGGTGAAGAAGCAGGAAAGCCGGTGGTTTCGGTATTTGTAAAAAATGTCTTTCGGAAACCGGTTTCGGTGACTTGGAATGCCACCATTCCTTGTTTGACCACTTTGTCTCTTGCTGGTAATGGTCGTAAGCTTTCATCTTGAGTCACGATACAAGATAAAAGGCTATCTCCTACGGTCTCGTTAACGCTTTCAAAATTTATTCACACATTTGTGGTTTCCACTTGAATCACCCTCGTATATCTGCCCTGCCCCGAATGAATGCGAGACAATGCTTACGGCAAATTTTTGTAGTGCGCTATTTCATCTTAGAACGCGATTATCAGAACCATCACTAGATTAAAGTTGCTTCCCGTTTGTTTACGGTTTGCAGAATGCTGTATACTGTAGCCAAAGATGCTGCTGATGCTGAGAAAGTAGCAAATATCAACGTATCATTAATGTGAACTGCTATTGTATCCAATGTGCTGGCACAATTATTATCAAAGCTCTCTGAAATGCCCAGTTCATTTCAACTCGTCCTGTCCCGAGATGTGTCGTTCGAAATATTTGACGTGAAAATACACTTGTTCGATGGAATGTCGGATG
This sequence is a window from Ornithodoros turicata isolate Travis chromosome 10, ASM3712646v1, whole genome shotgun sequence. Protein-coding genes within it:
- the LOC135369964 gene encoding vesicle-associated membrane protein 3-like isoform X5, yielding MYRSSQPGGAATGAAEQEGGARPPNPQHQAASKRIQQTQAQVDEVVDIMRTNVEKVLERDQKLSELDDRADALQQGASQFEQQAGKLKRKFWWKNCKMIAIMVGIGVVIVVIIIAWFMT
- the LOC135369964 gene encoding vesicle-associated membrane protein 3-like isoform X2: MYRSSQPGGAATGAAEQEGGARPPNPQHQAASKRIQQTQAQVDEVKELMRVNVEKVLERDQKLSDLDDRADALQQGASQFEQQAGKLKRKFWWKNCKMWAILIGVIVVIIIIIVVYSVTTTTKKKE
- the LOC135369964 gene encoding vesicle-associated membrane protein 3-like isoform X1 — protein: MYRSSQPGGAATGAAEQEGGARPPNPQHQAASKRIQQTQAQVDEVVDIMRTNVEKVLERDQKLSELDDRADALQQGASQFEQQAGKLKRKFWWKNCKMWAILIGVIVVIIIIIVVYSVTTTTKKKE
- the LOC135369964 gene encoding vesicle-associated membrane protein 3-like isoform X4 — encoded protein: MYRSSQPGGAATGAAEQEGGARPPNPQHQAASKRIQQTQAQVDEVVDIMRTNVEKVLERDQKLSELDDRADALQQGASQFEQQAGKLKRKFWWKNCKMWAILIGVIVVIIIIIVAWAASG
- the LOC135369964 gene encoding vesicle-associated membrane protein 3-like isoform X3, whose protein sequence is MSQPGGAATGAAEQEGGARPPNPQHQAASKRIQQTQAQVDEVVDIMRTNVEKVLERDQKLSELDDRADALQQGASQFEQQAGKLKRKFWWKNCKMWAILIGVIVVIIIIIVVYSVTTTTKKKE